The following are from one region of the Capsicum annuum cultivar UCD-10X-F1 chromosome 1, UCD10Xv1.1, whole genome shotgun sequence genome:
- the LOC107879669 gene encoding aspartic proteinase CDR1-like, giving the protein MVIITKGFTLFLHLVLLSFFYLYLVSFRESVSGFTVDLIHRDSPLSPFYDSSNTPYERLRNAVHRSSSRASLFKKTCVSPIQSTLTASDGEYLMKISIGTPPVDAFVILDTGSDLTWIQCEPCVECFKQLRPIFNPKNSSSYKTISCNTKLCQQVWSPTPCNNNTCNYKVTYADGSATLGDLSVETFRFSSTSGKHVSIPKIAFGCGHNNSGFSNTTSGLIGLAGGDVSIVNQIHQEIKGKFSYCLIPMELLSIDSNATSHISFGDNAVVSGPGVISTPLIPGQSLYYLTLESISIGNKILPFKSSKISSNTQGKILIDSGTLLRYFPHEFYAKLEKTLVASINATRKHDTSGFFNLCYASKNDIINAPKIVAHFANADVELSPANVFTQLDEGLICLTIVPDEAMAIFGNLAQANFLIGYDLVAKQVSFLPKDCTKH; this is encoded by the coding sequence ATGGTGATTATTACTAAAGGTTTCactcttttccttcatttagttcttttatctttcttttatctttatttGGTTTCTTTTCGTGAAAGTGTAAGTGGCTTTACTGTCGATCTTATCCACCGTGATTCTCCTCTTTCACCTTTTTATGACTCATCAAATACTCCATATGAACGGCTTCGAAATGCCGTCCATCGATCATCCTCCCGGGCTTCCTTGTTTAAGAAAACATGTGTTAGCCCAATCCAATCGACTCTTACTGCAAGCGATGGTGAATACCTCATGAAAATCTCAATTGGAACTCCCCCGGTAGACGCTTTTGTCATTCTTGACACTGGTAGTGACTTGACATGGATACAATGTGAGCCTTGTGTTGAATGCTTCAAACAGTTAAGACCCATTTTcaatcccaagaatagctcttcTTACAAAACAATTAGCTGTAATACTAAACTTTGTCAACAAGTATGGTCTCCGACTCCATGTAACAATAATACATGTAATTATAAAGTGACTTATGCTGATGGATCCGCTACATTAGGTGATCTTTCTGTTGAAACTTTCAGATTTTCTTCTACTTCTGGTAAACATGTCTCAATTCCTAAAATTGCCTTCGGTTGTGGACATAACAATAGTGGATTCTCTAATACCACTTCTGGCCTCATTGGATTAGCTGGTGGCGATGTCTCAATTGTTAACCAAATACATCAAGAAATCAAAGGGAAATTCTCATATTGTTTGATTCCAATGGAATTATTATCAATTGATTCCAATGCAACTAGTCACATCAGTTTTGGTGACAATGCGGTTGTGTCTGGTCCTGGAGTCATTTCAACTCCCTTGATACCGGGACAAAGTTTATATTATCTAACTTTGGAAAGTATTAGCATTGGAAACAAGATTTTGCCATTCAAATCTTCTAAAATTAGTTCCAACACTCAAGGTAAAATTTTAATCGATTCAGGTACATTACTTAGGTATTTCCCTCACGAATTTTACGCGAAATTGGAGAAAACATTGGTGGCTTCGATTAATGCTACTAGAAAACACGACACGTCAGGGTTTTTTAATCTATGTTACGCCTCTAAGAATGATATTATCAATGCTCCTAAGATTGTCGCACATTTTGCAAATGCAGATGTAGAGTTGTCGCCAGCGAATGTATTTACACAACTGGATGAAGGTTTGATTTGTCTTACAATTGTGCCTGATGAGGCAATGGCTATTTTTGGGAACTTGGCACAGGCAAATTTCTTAATTGGGTATGATCTTGTGGCTAAACAAGTTTCATTCTTGCCTAAAGATTGCACGAAGCATTAA